The following are encoded in a window of Rubellicoccus peritrichatus genomic DNA:
- a CDS encoding PEP-CTERM sorting domain-containing protein, with translation MKKPSILSYSIGILLSLATICSGQTIFTTDFGAFADGPIANATGWEGQPLWTISGGNATLGSTFQRARNFSPIIPNVGDSVVVTLTDVVFTGAGNGGNTLYTFGLAAQTEHTGSQVPQVGSELEFTGTNLTVGGAVDPNYNAGSDVFNATMTFVRLNDGNWNLTSSLTNTTDAMTYNGSTITATNLVGTSGGASDGLTLSQYLALDPGVNNALYGMRGNTSGVDAAIAIGGVTVDFVSVPEPSTFALIGGLLAVGYTCYRRRRFTVKNDS, from the coding sequence ATGAAAAAACCCTCAATTCTAAGTTACTCGATCGGCATCTTGCTAAGCTTGGCGACCATTTGCTCCGGCCAAACCATCTTCACCACAGATTTTGGCGCATTTGCCGACGGCCCCATAGCTAATGCAACCGGCTGGGAAGGGCAACCGCTCTGGACGATTTCCGGGGGCAATGCTACGCTTGGTTCCACTTTCCAGCGCGCCCGTAACTTTTCCCCGATTATCCCCAATGTTGGCGATTCGGTCGTGGTTACGCTAACCGATGTCGTCTTCACAGGCGCTGGTAATGGCGGCAATACGCTTTACACATTTGGTCTCGCAGCCCAGACCGAACATACTGGCTCTCAGGTACCACAAGTTGGATCAGAACTTGAATTTACCGGCACCAATCTGACTGTCGGCGGAGCCGTCGATCCTAATTACAATGCAGGAAGCGATGTTTTCAATGCGACCATGACATTCGTTCGCTTAAATGATGGTAACTGGAACCTTACATCATCCCTCACCAACACCACGGATGCCATGACCTATAATGGCTCCACGATCACCGCGACTAACCTGGTTGGCACATCTGGAGGCGCTAGCGATGGCCTAACGCTTTCGCAATATCTGGCATTAGATCCAGGTGTCAACAACGCACTGTATGGCATGCGAGGTAACACTTCCGGCGTTGACGCAGCAATTGCGATCGGTGGCGTAACGGTTGACTTTGTGTCTGTTCCTGAACCCTCAACCTTTGCTCTAATCGGCGGTCTTCTCGCCGTCGGTTACACTTGCTATCGTCGCCGCCGATTCACAGTCAAGAATGACTCATAA
- a CDS encoding AraC family transcriptional regulator — protein sequence MDGISPTTSQRVAQLSLIHPILYWAYQGELPDWAERFIFDNQTSAAWRLDSGEVELEFGADREHYVAPCWIFPRRQMGRQQFSPNARLLSIRFNLYWPGERVVYPQEVSHQFPIDRFPKFNKRSEALVEFAKTIPGDQLVISMRESDLASVVNLQIHIWQWVAEYLALLNELRVELYPGSALDSRVTRALEYIQKVSLSERVTEKDIAANCGLSLSQMNRLFQQQVGHSPIRVLESRRMQAAHTALLYSTQSIKALAYELGFSSPQHFSLWFRKKQKVSPREYRMSH from the coding sequence ATGGACGGGATTAGCCCCACTACCTCACAACGCGTGGCTCAGTTGAGTCTGATACATCCTATTCTATATTGGGCTTATCAGGGAGAGCTTCCTGATTGGGCTGAGCGGTTTATCTTTGATAATCAAACTTCGGCGGCGTGGCGTCTTGACTCAGGGGAGGTCGAGCTGGAGTTCGGGGCGGATCGTGAGCATTATGTCGCGCCGTGTTGGATCTTTCCGCGTCGCCAGATGGGGCGCCAGCAATTCTCTCCCAATGCGCGGCTGCTATCCATTCGATTCAATCTCTATTGGCCGGGCGAACGCGTGGTTTATCCACAGGAAGTCAGCCATCAGTTCCCGATTGATCGGTTCCCCAAGTTTAACAAGCGTTCGGAGGCGCTGGTTGAATTTGCAAAAACGATTCCCGGGGACCAGTTGGTGATATCGATGCGTGAGAGTGATCTGGCTTCGGTGGTTAATCTGCAGATTCATATCTGGCAGTGGGTGGCCGAGTATCTGGCTTTGCTGAACGAACTCAGGGTCGAACTCTACCCGGGGAGTGCCTTGGATTCACGGGTAACGCGTGCCCTGGAGTATATTCAAAAAGTGTCTTTGTCTGAACGTGTTACGGAGAAGGACATTGCGGCGAACTGTGGCTTGAGCTTATCCCAGATGAATCGTCTTTTCCAGCAGCAGGTTGGCCACTCACCGATTCGTGTTTTGGAAAGCCGTCGGATGCAGGCCGCCCATACCGCGCTCCTTTATTCAACTCAGAGTATCAAGGCATTGGCTTATGAGCTTGGTTTCAGCTCACCTCAGCACTTTTCGTTGTGGTTTCGCAAGAAGCAGAAAGTGAGCCCCCGCGAGTATCGAATGAGTCATTAG
- a CDS encoding leucine-rich repeat domain-containing protein: MKIGINHILWECLIGEGLRRMMFRLGFSLVVFISSHSALRADASEIVDIPDPYLLNAIRLRLDIPISPITLSDMERLETLYIRGPEHGYITDLSGLEYAENLQSLYLYKHHISNISAISGLSNLKTVSIDQCRIRNVPRLTELTELEDLSFEGNRIVDISFLSGLTQLKRLGLTGNYISNLTALSGLVQLAELRLSQNAISDTSPLVGLSSLTTLRLSGNSISDLTPLGELGGLQSLNLSGNEISDLSPLSGLDRLLTLQLERNNLTSLTSLGELGNLRKIYLDENDIADVAGLSKLSSLTHVEFSDNRIVDLSPLSGMTSLLSIWVNDNQITELDALANLANLESLAINNNPFDDIEPLAKLSQLSSLFIEGNSVSDLSPLAALENLEYLRIYSDAIVDISPLVDLHKLTVLGIGGNQLNGFSELASLSNLLGLRVSGENIISIAPIAQMPNLTSFELFDTSVSDLSPLSELSNITDIWLENNKIVDISVLATLSNIRDAYLPHNEIVDISPLSGMTGVRFIGLLGNNIGDIPILADDTDISGLDLRENPIADISPITRLASLESIGLSGLNNSDLEYMQQLPRLIDVYFNDGNISDLSALGALPNLRRIDLQGNMITDISPLVGLQNIEYLLLQNNSMDVSSRSNARRDIDRIIAKGTRVNFEPQRPVVQGTAVAWMSGDGPLSVPLEMRATYGVAYQWYIGESGDTSNPIEGATGPKLLVHNHDAADQYWGRVTNEEGYTSDINTVAVYVFPIFVNGGRIDHARSDASGDIFFRAIPDSGYRFVEWTGDVSGTDDEIPVDLYPHKIIAALFELLPPVIVSVPPDAHRIELGEAFELTVDVEGVGLSYQWYRSGEAINGKNSSKLSINSVTKADEGNYYVKISNTAGAIESGSYSLEVFTPSVEPDAPVIVSEPTGRFRMPVGAAVDFQILSEGVDLTYQWFFLDEPIAGETRQRISIRDVSLDSEGTYYVEVSNAGGTIKSTGFFVDVFEVGDPPLALENSQSFGAGYFESEWFGPFFQSEDSIETFVYSLDLGWTWISPDGVASSTWFWSYSMDSWLWGGNETGRFFFREVDQTWIYIVSFEDGGSFIYSNADDSWGFMPL; encoded by the coding sequence ATGAAAATCGGGATCAATCATATCCTTTGGGAATGCCTAATTGGTGAGGGTTTAAGGCGAATGATGTTTCGCTTAGGCTTCTCACTGGTGGTGTTTATTAGTTCGCATAGTGCACTCCGCGCAGATGCTTCTGAGATTGTTGATATTCCTGACCCTTATCTCTTGAATGCAATTCGCCTTAGGTTGGATATTCCGATTAGTCCTATTACCCTTTCCGATATGGAAAGACTGGAAACACTCTACATACGTGGTCCTGAGCATGGTTATATTACCGACCTTTCGGGTTTGGAATACGCAGAAAATCTCCAATCGTTGTACCTATACAAGCATCATATTAGTAATATATCAGCCATTTCCGGTTTATCCAATCTCAAGACTGTTTCCATCGATCAGTGTAGAATAAGGAATGTGCCAAGATTGACGGAATTGACTGAGCTTGAAGATCTGAGCTTTGAGGGAAATCGTATAGTGGACATAAGTTTTTTATCAGGGTTGACCCAACTAAAACGGCTAGGCTTGACTGGGAATTATATTTCCAATCTCACAGCTTTGTCAGGTCTTGTTCAATTGGCTGAACTTCGATTGAGTCAAAATGCAATTTCGGATACCTCACCTTTGGTCGGATTGAGTAGCCTTACGACGCTTCGTCTATCGGGGAATAGCATCTCTGATTTGACTCCTCTCGGTGAATTAGGCGGGCTGCAATCTCTGAATTTGTCTGGTAATGAGATTTCAGATTTGAGCCCATTATCTGGCCTTGACCGTTTACTTACGCTTCAATTAGAGCGAAATAACCTTACGAGTCTTACTTCTCTAGGGGAGCTTGGTAACTTGCGCAAAATCTATCTCGATGAGAATGACATTGCTGATGTTGCCGGACTTTCCAAGCTTTCTTCCCTGACCCACGTCGAGTTCAGTGATAATCGTATTGTTGATCTTTCACCGTTATCGGGTATGACCTCACTCCTATCCATTTGGGTAAACGATAACCAAATAACTGAGTTAGATGCTTTAGCGAATCTCGCTAATCTTGAGTCCCTTGCTATCAATAACAATCCGTTTGACGATATTGAGCCTTTAGCGAAGTTATCTCAGCTCAGTTCGCTTTTTATAGAAGGTAATTCTGTTTCCGATTTGTCTCCATTAGCAGCACTTGAAAATTTGGAGTATCTAAGGATTTACAGTGATGCGATTGTCGATATCAGCCCCTTGGTCGATTTGCACAAACTCACTGTGTTGGGGATTGGAGGAAATCAGTTGAATGGGTTTTCCGAGCTTGCATCACTATCAAACCTCTTGGGACTGAGAGTTTCAGGAGAAAATATCATTAGTATCGCACCTATTGCGCAGATGCCGAATTTGACGAGCTTCGAACTTTTCGATACCTCTGTTAGCGACCTTTCACCACTCTCAGAGTTATCCAATATAACTGATATTTGGTTGGAGAATAATAAAATTGTCGATATATCTGTTCTTGCGACGTTATCAAATATTAGAGACGCCTATCTGCCACACAACGAAATCGTAGATATTTCTCCTCTGTCGGGAATGACTGGTGTGAGATTCATTGGTCTTCTCGGAAACAATATAGGAGATATCCCGATTTTAGCGGATGATACAGATATTAGTGGATTGGATCTCAGAGAGAATCCGATTGCTGATATTTCGCCAATTACCAGACTGGCCAGTTTGGAGAGTATCGGTCTTTCAGGCCTGAATAACTCAGACTTGGAATACATGCAGCAACTTCCCAGGCTTATTGATGTCTATTTCAATGATGGGAATATAAGTGACCTTAGCGCTTTAGGGGCTTTGCCTAACCTCCGCCGTATTGATCTTCAAGGTAACATGATCACGGACATTAGTCCTCTGGTTGGATTACAGAATATTGAGTATCTTCTACTACAGAATAACTCAATGGATGTTTCATCTCGATCAAATGCTCGTCGAGATATTGACAGAATTATTGCCAAGGGGACTCGCGTCAATTTCGAGCCACAGCGTCCGGTTGTTCAGGGCACCGCAGTTGCCTGGATGAGTGGCGATGGGCCTTTGAGTGTGCCGTTGGAAATGCGTGCAACGTATGGGGTGGCGTATCAGTGGTATATTGGCGAGAGTGGTGATACATCCAACCCAATTGAGGGGGCGACTGGACCTAAGCTGCTTGTCCATAATCATGATGCGGCAGATCAATATTGGGGCCGTGTAACCAACGAAGAAGGTTATACAAGTGATATAAATACGGTAGCAGTTTATGTTTTTCCCATCTTTGTAAATGGGGGACGAATTGATCATGCGCGATCAGATGCTAGTGGCGATATCTTCTTTAGAGCAATTCCGGATTCCGGCTATCGGTTTGTTGAATGGACAGGAGATGTCTCTGGCACCGATGATGAGATCCCAGTGGATTTGTATCCACACAAGATCATAGCTGCTCTTTTCGAATTATTGCCTCCGGTCATTGTTAGCGTCCCTCCTGATGCTCATCGCATTGAGCTTGGGGAAGCATTTGAGCTTACTGTTGATGTTGAAGGAGTCGGCCTTTCCTACCAGTGGTATCGTTCGGGAGAAGCCATTAATGGAAAAAATAGCAGTAAGTTGTCGATCAACAGCGTTACAAAAGCTGACGAAGGAAACTACTACGTGAAAATTAGTAATACTGCTGGTGCAATTGAATCTGGCAGCTATTCCTTGGAAGTTTTTACTCCATCTGTAGAACCGGATGCGCCCGTGATTGTAAGTGAACCAACTGGGCGGTTCCGTATGCCAGTTGGGGCTGCAGTTGATTTTCAGATTCTATCCGAAGGCGTTGATTTGACTTACCAATGGTTTTTCTTGGACGAGCCAATTGCTGGGGAAACGAGGCAGCGGATCTCTATTCGGGATGTTTCTTTAGATAGCGAGGGGACCTACTACGTGGAAGTCAGTAATGCGGGAGGTACCATCAAATCTACGGGTTTTTTTGTTGATGTATTCGAGGTAGGTGATCCTCCACTTGCATTGGAAAACTCACAATCCTTTGGAGCAGGATATTTTGAATCCGAGTGGTTTGGTCCGTTTTTCCAATCTGAAGATTCCATCGAAACATTCGTCTACAGTCTGGATCTGGGTTGGACTTGGATTTCTCCAGATGGAGTAGCCAGTAGCACTTGGTTTTGGAGCTATAGTATGGATAGCTGGCTATGGGGTGGCAATGAGACTGGGCGCTTTTTCTTCCGAGAAGTTGATCAGACATGGATCTATATCGTCAGTTTCGAAGACGGGGGCTCTTTTATTTACAGCAATGCTGATGATTCATGGGGCTTTATGCCTTTATGA
- a CDS encoding cytochrome c3 family protein, translated as MANPFPKWANLAPVKILICLTLIAGTVVAGVTYYATPKYLRVGYQPVQPVAFDHNLHVSQLGMDCRYCHTYVDRSEHSNVPAASTCMNCHNQVLANDAKLAPIRESYESGEPVPWVKIHNTPDYVYFNHSAHVNRGVSCVECHGQVNEMETVYHAKSLSMAFCLECHRNPENFIRPIDKVYDLTWKPENRQAQLEMGEKFVHDWNVTPPQSCSGCHR; from the coding sequence ATGGCTAATCCTTTTCCAAAGTGGGCGAATCTCGCGCCCGTTAAAATTCTGATTTGTTTAACGCTTATCGCAGGCACGGTCGTCGCGGGCGTTACCTACTACGCGACGCCCAAGTATCTGCGGGTTGGCTATCAGCCAGTGCAGCCAGTTGCTTTTGACCATAATCTGCACGTTTCGCAGTTGGGTATGGATTGCCGTTATTGTCACACTTATGTGGATCGTTCCGAGCACTCCAATGTTCCTGCTGCCTCGACTTGTATGAATTGCCACAATCAGGTCCTGGCTAATGACGCTAAGCTGGCCCCAATTCGTGAGAGTTATGAATCCGGTGAACCAGTGCCTTGGGTCAAAATCCACAACACACCGGATTATGTTTACTTTAACCACTCTGCTCACGTAAACCGTGGAGTGAGTTGCGTAGAGTGTCACGGGCAAGTCAATGAGATGGAGACGGTCTACCACGCGAAGTCTCTGAGTATGGCTTTCTGCCTCGAGTGTCACCGCAACCCGGAAAATTTTATCCGTCCGATCGACAAAGTGTATGATCTGACCTGGAAACCCGAGAACCGACAGGCTCAGTTGGAAATGGGCGAAAAATTCGTCCACGACTGGAATGTAACCCCCCCGCAAAGTTGCTCGGGCTGCCACCGATGA
- a CDS encoding TAT-variant-translocated molybdopterin oxidoreductase — translation MKRKFHHPEPSERELAGPRYWRSPNELADAPEFKETLEKEFPEGASEANENDRRNFLKLMGASAAFAGIGLTGCRMPRRYVLPYAKQPERMIPGVPIYYASSHPGPYGHTPLIVETHDARPTKIEGNPTFPDFGGATDGFTQASILDLYDPDRLQKSIQAGGQQVSEADVATALQNLSKKYAASKGEGLALLLQPSTSPTRARLLKKLKAEMPKAVIAEYEPINFDNPVKALEGISGKPHRPYYHFDNAKRVLALDSDFLGYEPDHLRWSRDFGKARKVKDASDAPNMNRLYTVESTMSLTGAMADHRLRASTSQIPAFAALICAEIIEQAGGDKQLAAALKELGKGAKVDEQWVKECAADLAQNKGESVIVAGPHLPVGVHMLVYATNAALNAEGKTIDYLPLPTNDSVTISELVEKINGGSVESLVIIGGNPVYDAPVDVNFGDALSKVDTVIRHGYYDDETSEKSKLTIASSHYLESWGDGRAYCGAYVPVQPMILPLFETKTELEVLAAIIGTPVSEDGGYQFVRETFSEITGKKDDLNFNEWLTEGVYKPAKYKPGMPTPRAASFGIPQKLKKAEFIAPALSEKNVEFRIMPSSHAWDGRYNNNGWLMECPDPMTKLTWDNVISVSPKMAKALDIYPKPILMDKMGQLHINANTFENGKETSKIAKLTVNGVSIEGPLHIQPGMADYTVGLTLGFGRRKTGRVGTAIHYPNKGEGIGFDVYPFVTTASPALATGGKVEVLDKTFQVANTQEHWSMEGRAIIREANVNEYAKDPQFVDKMGVEAHSPPILGTARNEPLKDTVNKIPRGGSAYQTPEFTADQQWGMNVDLNTCTACNACVIACQSENNIPIVGKDQVLRGREMHWIRLDRYYSTGPDADTLEIPEDPQVSFMGMSCQHCEMAPCESVCPVNATVHDDQGLNTMAYNRCVGTRYCANNCPYKVRRFNFFDYNKRERGDFYKGPLGKNVDKTEESQFERMQKNPDVTVRMRGVMEKCTYCVQRIEEAKINQLVVAKDSNNTNVPDGTIKTACQQVCPTDAITFGDIADDSTEVYKAKQSDRDYSVLGYLNVRPRTTYSAKLRNPNPKMPDYTKQPLARLEYEAKGGHADHGDHGSHDDHGHKTHGPHAEPAHH, via the coding sequence ATGAAACGTAAATTTCACCATCCCGAACCTTCTGAACGCGAGCTGGCAGGCCCGCGCTATTGGCGCAGCCCCAATGAACTGGCTGATGCGCCTGAATTCAAGGAGACTCTTGAAAAGGAATTCCCTGAGGGAGCCTCGGAAGCAAACGAGAACGATCGTCGTAACTTCCTTAAGTTGATGGGGGCATCGGCTGCCTTTGCCGGTATCGGCCTGACTGGTTGCCGTATGCCGCGCCGTTACGTGTTGCCTTACGCAAAGCAGCCGGAACGCATGATTCCTGGTGTGCCGATTTACTACGCGAGTTCCCATCCCGGGCCATATGGACACACTCCGTTGATCGTTGAAACCCACGATGCGCGCCCAACCAAAATCGAAGGTAATCCGACTTTCCCAGATTTCGGTGGTGCCACCGACGGTTTTACACAGGCAAGCATTCTTGATCTTTACGATCCTGATCGTCTGCAGAAGTCTATTCAGGCTGGAGGCCAGCAGGTATCCGAGGCCGATGTGGCCACTGCGCTGCAGAACCTTTCCAAGAAGTATGCCGCTTCCAAGGGTGAAGGGCTCGCTCTTCTGCTCCAGCCGTCGACTTCACCGACGCGAGCCCGTCTGCTGAAGAAGCTCAAGGCAGAGATGCCAAAGGCAGTTATCGCCGAATACGAGCCGATCAATTTTGACAATCCAGTCAAGGCACTGGAAGGCATTTCAGGAAAACCACATCGCCCTTATTATCACTTTGATAATGCCAAGCGTGTGCTTGCTCTTGATAGTGATTTCCTTGGGTATGAGCCAGATCACCTGCGCTGGTCACGTGATTTTGGTAAGGCCCGTAAGGTAAAAGACGCCTCAGATGCGCCCAACATGAATCGCCTTTATACGGTTGAGTCCACCATGAGCCTTACCGGGGCAATGGCCGACCACCGTCTGCGCGCTTCAACCAGTCAGATTCCTGCTTTTGCCGCACTCATCTGCGCAGAAATCATTGAGCAGGCTGGTGGTGACAAGCAGCTCGCTGCAGCACTCAAGGAGCTTGGCAAGGGCGCCAAGGTTGATGAGCAATGGGTCAAGGAATGTGCTGCTGATTTGGCTCAGAACAAGGGTGAGTCTGTCATTGTGGCCGGTCCGCATCTTCCGGTTGGTGTTCACATGCTGGTCTACGCGACTAATGCTGCACTTAATGCTGAAGGCAAGACGATTGATTACCTTCCGCTCCCAACCAATGATTCAGTTACAATTTCTGAGCTGGTTGAGAAGATCAACGGTGGTTCCGTCGAATCTCTCGTTATCATTGGCGGTAATCCGGTTTATGATGCTCCGGTAGATGTAAACTTCGGTGATGCACTTTCCAAGGTCGATACCGTTATCCGTCATGGATATTACGACGATGAGACCAGTGAAAAATCAAAGCTGACGATTGCTTCAAGTCACTACCTCGAAAGCTGGGGTGACGGTCGTGCCTATTGCGGAGCATATGTTCCGGTTCAGCCGATGATTCTTCCGCTGTTCGAGACCAAGACCGAGCTCGAAGTCCTGGCCGCGATCATCGGAACGCCTGTCAGCGAAGATGGTGGCTATCAGTTTGTTCGTGAAACTTTCTCTGAAATCACAGGGAAGAAAGACGATCTGAATTTCAATGAGTGGCTGACCGAAGGTGTTTACAAGCCTGCGAAATACAAGCCCGGCATGCCGACTCCAAGGGCTGCCTCATTTGGTATTCCTCAGAAGTTGAAGAAAGCGGAGTTCATTGCTCCGGCTCTCTCCGAAAAGAACGTCGAATTCCGCATCATGCCAAGCAGTCATGCCTGGGATGGCCGTTACAATAACAACGGCTGGTTGATGGAATGCCCGGATCCGATGACAAAGCTGACCTGGGACAATGTCATCAGTGTCAGTCCGAAGATGGCGAAGGCGCTGGATATCTATCCCAAACCCATCCTTATGGATAAGATGGGCCAGCTCCATATCAATGCCAACACTTTCGAAAACGGCAAGGAAACCTCCAAGATTGCAAAGCTGACAGTTAATGGCGTCAGCATTGAAGGTCCACTCCACATTCAGCCTGGTATGGCTGATTATACAGTTGGCCTGACGCTTGGTTTTGGTCGCCGTAAGACAGGTCGCGTCGGAACAGCTATTCATTACCCAAACAAGGGTGAGGGAATTGGCTTTGACGTTTATCCTTTTGTCACGACTGCTTCACCGGCCCTGGCAACTGGCGGTAAAGTTGAAGTTCTCGACAAGACTTTCCAAGTTGCCAACACCCAAGAGCACTGGTCGATGGAAGGCCGTGCGATTATTCGTGAAGCCAATGTCAACGAGTATGCGAAAGATCCGCAATTCGTCGACAAGATGGGTGTGGAAGCCCACTCGCCGCCTATTCTCGGAACTGCGCGCAACGAACCTCTTAAGGACACGGTCAACAAAATCCCACGTGGAGGATCGGCTTATCAAACTCCAGAGTTTACAGCCGACCAGCAGTGGGGGATGAACGTTGATCTCAACACGTGCACGGCTTGTAATGCATGTGTGATTGCCTGCCAGTCGGAAAACAACATTCCGATCGTCGGTAAAGATCAGGTCCTGCGTGGGCGTGAGATGCACTGGATTCGTCTGGATCGCTATTACTCGACTGGTCCTGATGCAGATACGCTTGAGATCCCGGAAGATCCACAGGTTAGCTTCATGGGCATGTCCTGCCAGCACTGTGAAATGGCTCCCTGTGAGTCGGTTTGCCCGGTTAATGCAACTGTTCATGATGATCAGGGCCTCAACACGATGGCTTACAACCGTTGCGTTGGTACGCGTTATTGCGCCAACAATTGCCCTTACAAGGTTCGTCGTTTCAACTTTTTCGATTACAACAAGCGTGAGCGTGGTGATTTCTACAAGGGACCACTTGGCAAGAACGTCGATAAGACAGAAGAGAGCCAGTTCGAGCGCATGCAGAAAAATCCTGACGTTACCGTACGTATGCGCGGTGTCATGGAAAAATGCACCTACTGCGTCCAGCGTATCGAAGAGGCCAAGATCAACCAACTGGTTGTAGCTAAGGATTCGAACAACACCAACGTTCCTGACGGCACAATCAAGACGGCCTGTCAGCAGGTTTGTCCGACTGACGCCATTACTTTTGGTGACATTGCTGACGACAGCACTGAAGTTTATAAGGCAAAACAGAGCGACCGCGACTACTCAGTTCTCGGTTACCTGAATGTTCGCCCGCGCACAACCTACTCAGCCAAGTTGCGTAATCCAAATCCAAAAATGCCGGATTACACTAAGCAACCACTTGCCCGACTGGAGTATGAAGCCAAGGGTGGTCACGCTGATCATGGAGATCATGGCAGTCATGATGACCATGGTCACAAAACACATGGTCCTCACGCCGAACCAGCCCACCACTAA
- the nrfD gene encoding NrfD/PsrC family molybdoenzyme membrane anchor subunit, whose translation MTAAEEQARRELIAKAKPVDVPRPVLITGDKDFHWVTEKICGIVEGKTPLWWWVLFLIAAVCASFTLFGLTWLVSTGVGVWGLASPVNWGWAIVNFVFWIGIGHAGTLISAILCLLRQKWRTSINRAAEAMTIFAVVCAGIFPLFHVGRVWFAWWLFPLPNSNWIWPQFRSPLEWDVFAVSTYGTVSVLFWYMGLIPDLGTMRDRALKRGKWLANKAYGIFAMGWRNSNRHWRNYEMAYLLLAGLSTPLVLSVHTIVSFDFAASNLPGWHTTIFPPYFVAGAIFSGFGMVLTLMLPLRAVFGLHNLITQYHIDCMTKIILATGSMVGYAYAMEFFIAWYGANPYEGFAFINRAFGQYAWAYYIMIGCNVISPQLFWFKKIRENAWLVWIICGFVNIGMWFERFVITVTSLANDFLPSSWGYYSPTIIDIFTFFGTFGIFTVLFLLFVRFLPMMPMGELKAVMPQADGHGHGSGTQGQGVPEKGGHH comes from the coding sequence ATGACCGCCGCCGAAGAGCAGGCGAGGCGAGAGCTGATCGCCAAGGCAAAGCCGGTGGACGTCCCACGCCCAGTTCTCATTACAGGAGATAAAGACTTTCACTGGGTTACTGAAAAGATTTGTGGGATCGTCGAAGGTAAGACTCCGCTTTGGTGGTGGGTCTTGTTCCTGATTGCCGCTGTTTGTGCCAGTTTCACCCTTTTTGGCCTGACATGGCTGGTTTCGACCGGTGTCGGTGTCTGGGGACTCGCATCACCTGTCAATTGGGGGTGGGCGATTGTGAACTTCGTTTTCTGGATTGGTATTGGTCACGCGGGGACCCTGATTTCTGCGATTCTTTGCCTCCTCAGACAGAAATGGCGTACGTCTATTAATCGTGCGGCCGAAGCGATGACAATTTTCGCTGTGGTTTGTGCTGGTATTTTCCCGCTTTTCCACGTTGGTCGTGTCTGGTTTGCTTGGTGGCTCTTCCCGCTGCCAAACAGCAACTGGATCTGGCCACAGTTCCGTAGCCCACTCGAATGGGACGTTTTTGCGGTCTCGACCTACGGAACCGTTTCTGTGCTCTTCTGGTATATGGGACTTATCCCTGACCTTGGCACGATGCGTGACCGTGCCCTTAAGCGCGGGAAATGGCTCGCCAACAAGGCTTACGGTATCTTTGCGATGGGCTGGCGTAACAGCAATCGTCACTGGCGTAATTATGAGATGGCTTACCTGCTGCTTGCTGGTCTTTCCACGCCACTCGTTCTCTCTGTGCATACGATCGTTTCCTTTGACTTTGCTGCTTCCAATCTTCCTGGCTGGCACACGACGATTTTCCCTCCTTACTTTGTGGCGGGTGCGATTTTCTCCGGTTTCGGTATGGTGTTGACCCTTATGCTGCCTCTGCGCGCAGTGTTCGGTCTTCACAATCTGATTACCCAATACCACATCGACTGCATGACGAAGATCATCCTGGCGACTGGTTCGATGGTGGGGTATGCCTACGCGATGGAGTTCTTCATCGCCTGGTATGGAGCCAATCCATATGAAGGCTTTGCCTTTATCAATCGTGCGTTTGGTCAGTATGCATGGGCCTACTACATCATGATTGGCTGCAACGTTATTTCGCCACAGCTTTTCTGGTTCAAGAAGATCCGCGAGAATGCATGGCTGGTTTGGATTATCTGCGGCTTTGTTAACATAGGTATGTGGTTCGAGCGTTTCGTTATTACGGTTACTTCGCTGGCCAACGACTTCCTGCCATCCAGTTGGGGCTATTATTCTCCAACCATCATCGATATCTTCACCTTCTTTGGCACTTTCGGTATCTTCACCGTTCTCTTCCTCCTCTTTGTTCGCTTCCTGCCAATGATGCCAATGGGTGAGTTGAAGGCAGTGATGCCTCAAGCTGACGGCCACGGCCACGGTAGTGGAACACAAGGGCAGGGCGTTCCTGAGAAAGGAGGGCATCACTAA